The Chryseolinea soli genome contains a region encoding:
- a CDS encoding metallopeptidase TldD-related protein, with amino-acid sequence MKLLFGYIKRRLGVFLLFMLPAFAVRAQDSLMTVLEAELARSFTELKKATVPAYYIDYRVDDLSNLHLSTSFGSLVRAGSDKSRVLVSRVKVGSYAFDNTHPQGPDDFEMHEGSDPTELPYENEKIALRMGIWMTTQNQYKQALRGFKAARQARERITTPVTTTPTDDFSKEAPTRYYEPPQTDLITAFDNATWKEKLKKYSALFLKNSDLVEGDVSLQFSQERKYFITTEQTQIVQNNTSAYIHVNGSIRASDGDVIPLHLSYYAVTPDGFPADEKIMGDIEKMIASLEKLKTAPLAEPYSGPAILLAPAAGVFFHEIFGHRVEGHRMKKEYDGHTFKAKIGEYVLPKTLQVYFDPTLTTIDGKPINGGYKYDDEGIKGERVTVVDKGMLKTFLMSRTPLENLARSNGHGRASIGMEPVSRQSNLIVETSKGVPMEDLRKMLLKECKRQGKPYGYLFRDVVGGFTVTDRYNPNAFNIFPTMVYRIYVDGRADELVRGVDLIGTPLAMFAEIQATGNDRDTFIGFCGAESGYVPVSAASPSLFVRRIETQKKPRQHQEATLLSRPGSQPQP; translated from the coding sequence GTGAAATTGTTATTTGGTTATATCAAAAGACGCCTGGGGGTCTTCCTGTTGTTTATGCTGCCCGCCTTCGCGGTACGGGCACAAGATTCACTGATGACGGTCCTAGAGGCTGAACTCGCCCGGAGTTTTACCGAGTTAAAAAAAGCAACTGTCCCGGCCTACTACATCGACTATCGCGTCGACGATTTGTCGAACCTTCACCTGAGTACGTCCTTTGGCAGTCTGGTGCGCGCCGGCAGCGACAAAAGCCGTGTGCTGGTGTCGCGCGTGAAAGTGGGCAGCTATGCATTTGACAACACCCATCCGCAAGGACCCGACGACTTCGAAATGCACGAGGGTTCGGACCCCACGGAACTGCCCTATGAAAACGAGAAGATCGCCCTGCGCATGGGCATCTGGATGACCACCCAAAACCAATACAAACAAGCGCTGCGCGGATTCAAAGCCGCCCGCCAGGCGCGCGAGCGGATCACCACGCCGGTCACCACCACACCCACGGACGATTTCTCGAAAGAGGCCCCGACCCGCTATTATGAACCACCCCAGACCGACCTGATCACCGCTTTCGACAACGCCACCTGGAAAGAAAAACTCAAAAAATATTCCGCCCTCTTCCTGAAAAACAGTGACCTCGTCGAAGGGGACGTATCGCTGCAATTTTCCCAGGAACGAAAATATTTCATCACCACCGAACAAACCCAGATCGTTCAAAACAACACGTCGGCCTACATCCACGTGAACGGCAGCATCCGCGCCAGCGACGGCGATGTGATCCCGCTCCACCTCTCCTACTATGCCGTAACACCCGATGGATTTCCCGCCGATGAAAAAATCATGGGCGACATCGAAAAGATGATCGCATCCCTGGAGAAACTAAAAACGGCGCCACTGGCCGAGCCCTACAGTGGACCGGCCATTCTGCTGGCACCCGCCGCCGGTGTTTTCTTCCACGAAATTTTTGGTCACCGGGTGGAGGGCCATCGCATGAAGAAAGAATACGACGGCCACACCTTCAAAGCCAAGATCGGCGAATACGTGTTGCCCAAAACCTTGCAAGTATATTTCGATCCCACGCTGACCACCATCGATGGCAAACCGATCAACGGCGGCTATAAATACGACGACGAAGGCATCAAAGGCGAACGCGTGACCGTGGTGGACAAAGGCATGCTGAAAACTTTCCTCATGTCGCGCACACCGCTGGAAAACCTGGCTCGCTCCAATGGTCACGGTCGCGCGTCCATCGGCATGGAACCCGTTTCGCGGCAATCCAACCTGATCGTGGAAACATCGAAAGGCGTGCCCATGGAAGATCTGCGGAAAATGTTGCTGAAGGAATGCAAACGCCAGGGTAAACCCTATGGCTACCTGTTTCGCGATGTCGTCGGGGGATTTACGGTGACGGATCGTTACAATCCCAACGCGTTCAACATTTTCCCCACCATGGTCTATCGCATTTATGTCGATGGCCGCGCCGACGAGCTGGTGCGGGGCGTCGACCTGATCGGCACACCCCTCGCGATGTTTGCCGAAATACAAGCCACGGGCAACGACCGCGATACGTTTATCGGTTTTTGCGGCGCCGAGTCGGGCTATGTACCGGTGAGTGCCGCATCGCCTTCTTTGTTCGTGCGAAGGA
- a CDS encoding 2OG-Fe(II) oxygenase, with amino-acid sequence MEDIVAMPWESIYTALNEKGYALLPRVLSADECRHLSGLYADPDLYRNTINMQRYRFGKGEYKYFNYPLPPTIQVLREMLYAPLAKLANAWMQKLGMDITYPGDHKALVAHCHDHDQPRPTPLILRYEAGGFNTLHQDLYGAVYFPFQVVFVLSQAGRDHEGGEFVLTEQVPRAQSKAEVLQPNQGDALIFTTNFRPVKGSRGYYRATMKHGVSEVKSGVRYSLGIIFHDAA; translated from the coding sequence ATGGAGGATATTGTCGCTATGCCCTGGGAATCGATCTATACTGCACTCAATGAAAAAGGGTACGCCCTGCTGCCGCGGGTGCTCTCGGCCGACGAGTGCCGGCACCTTTCCGGATTGTATGCCGACCCGGATCTCTACCGGAACACGATCAACATGCAGCGTTATCGCTTTGGCAAAGGAGAGTATAAATATTTCAACTATCCCCTGCCACCGACCATCCAAGTCTTGCGAGAAATGCTGTACGCGCCGTTGGCCAAGCTCGCCAATGCCTGGATGCAGAAGTTGGGGATGGATATTACCTATCCCGGCGATCACAAAGCGCTCGTCGCGCATTGTCACGATCATGATCAGCCCAGGCCAACGCCGCTGATCCTTCGGTATGAAGCGGGAGGATTCAATACGCTTCACCAGGATCTTTATGGCGCCGTGTATTTTCCTTTCCAGGTGGTGTTTGTGTTAAGTCAGGCGGGGAGGGATCATGAGGGCGGGGAGTTTGTGCTTACGGAGCAGGTGCCTCGCGCGCAGTCGAAGGCGGAGGTGTTGCAGCCGAATCAGGGAGATGCGCTCATCTTCACCACTAATTTCCGGCCCGTAAAAGGCTCGCGGGGATATTATCGTGCTACGATGAAGCACGGCGTTAGCGAAGTGAAATCAGGAGTGCGGTATTCGTTGGGCATCATTTTTCATGATGCGGCATGA
- a CDS encoding methylated-DNA--[protein]-cysteine S-methyltransferase, whose amino-acid sequence MLLTMNENHINYQRIEEAILYLEKNFQRQPELDEVAEKVHLSPFHFQRIFTEWAGISPKRFLQFLTVDFLKEKLEQSRNLVEAAESAGLSSQSRVYDLFTTLEGVTPQEYKLHGSGLHIHYGIHETPFGNCLLAVTDRGICWLSFLATDEDAKGHIEAMKEHWHNSIFHQDQALTASFVDRIFHPGEAPASGRLHVFVKGTNFQLKVWEALLKIPMGNVTTYQGIAANIHNPNALQAVGSAVGANHIAYLIPCHRVIRKDGILGEYRWSPARKKSIIGWEMAKTETK is encoded by the coding sequence ATGCTGTTGACCATGAACGAAAACCACATTAATTACCAGCGTATCGAAGAAGCTATTCTTTACCTGGAAAAAAATTTTCAACGCCAACCCGAACTGGACGAGGTGGCCGAAAAAGTTCATCTTTCACCCTTTCACTTTCAGCGCATCTTCACGGAATGGGCGGGCATCAGTCCCAAGCGATTCCTGCAGTTCCTGACGGTCGATTTCCTGAAAGAGAAACTGGAACAATCCCGCAACCTGGTGGAAGCCGCCGAATCGGCCGGGCTCTCCAGCCAATCGCGGGTCTATGATCTGTTCACCACGCTGGAAGGTGTGACACCCCAGGAGTACAAACTCCACGGCTCCGGGCTGCACATTCACTATGGCATCCACGAAACGCCTTTCGGCAACTGCCTCCTTGCCGTGACCGACCGAGGCATCTGCTGGCTGTCGTTCCTGGCCACGGACGAAGATGCCAAGGGGCACATCGAGGCCATGAAAGAACACTGGCACAATTCGATCTTTCACCAGGACCAGGCGCTCACGGCATCCTTTGTCGATCGGATCTTTCATCCGGGTGAGGCCCCCGCATCGGGACGGCTCCATGTGTTTGTGAAGGGCACAAACTTCCAGCTCAAGGTGTGGGAAGCGCTGTTAAAGATCCCCATGGGCAACGTGACCACCTACCAGGGCATTGCCGCCAACATCCACAATCCGAATGCCCTGCAGGCCGTTGGATCGGCGGTGGGCGCCAACCACATTGCCTATCTCATCCCGTGCCATCGCGTCATCCGCAAAGACGGTATCCTGGGTGAGTACCGGTGGAGCCCTGCCCGGAAGAAGAGCATCATCGGCTGGGAAATGGCCAAAACCGAAACGAAATGA
- a CDS encoding MBL fold metallo-hydrolase has protein sequence MKRTLLTLFFAMATTAAILAQQPNYDTVRIRPVLVSNNLYMLKGSGGNIGVLIGNDGTLMIDDQFAPLSNKINGAIKTLSPGEIKFLINTHIHGDHTGGNDNFKKMGITILAQDQVRERMTRETVNRMNEKVPPREKDALPDITFADKLNLHINNEDIELIHFDPGHTDGDVIVHFKKANVYHMGDMFVTYGYPFIDVSSGGSVNGMIAALDKVLALMDDNAKVIPGHGEVSTKADVKVFRDRLADIRDQVAAALKKGKKKEDLASLGITDKYDAEWGKGFLKGKDFVMLVADNIAIPPKK, from the coding sequence ATGAAAAGAACTTTACTGACGCTCTTTTTTGCGATGGCCACCACGGCCGCGATCCTGGCCCAACAACCCAACTACGATACGGTGAGGATACGGCCCGTGCTGGTAAGCAACAACCTGTATATGTTAAAAGGTTCCGGCGGCAACATCGGGGTGCTCATCGGAAACGACGGCACGCTGATGATCGACGACCAGTTTGCGCCCCTCTCGAATAAGATCAACGGCGCCATCAAAACCCTTAGCCCGGGAGAGATAAAATTCCTCATCAACACCCACATCCATGGCGACCACACCGGTGGCAACGACAACTTTAAAAAGATGGGCATCACCATCCTGGCCCAGGACCAGGTGCGCGAGCGCATGACCAGGGAAACGGTGAATCGCATGAACGAAAAAGTTCCGCCACGCGAAAAAGATGCCTTGCCCGATATCACGTTTGCCGACAAACTGAACCTCCACATCAACAACGAAGACATCGAACTGATCCACTTCGATCCCGGCCACACCGATGGTGACGTGATCGTTCATTTCAAGAAAGCGAATGTGTATCACATGGGCGATATGTTTGTCACGTATGGCTATCCGTTTATCGACGTTTCCAGCGGCGGTTCTGTGAACGGGATGATAGCGGCCCTGGACAAAGTCCTCGCCTTGATGGATGACAATGCCAAAGTGATTCCCGGGCATGGCGAGGTGAGTACAAAAGCCGACGTGAAAGTGTTTCGCGACCGGTTGGCGGATATTCGCGATCAGGTGGCCGCAGCGTTGAAGAAGGGAAAGAAGAAAGAAGACCTGGCAAGCCTGGGCATCACCGATAAATATGATGCCGAGTGGGGAAAAGGATTTTTGAAGGGAAAGGATTTTGTGATGTTGGTGGCGGATAATATTGCTATCCCTCCGAAGAAATAA